Part of the Lysobacter enzymogenes genome is shown below.
GGCGACGACCGCTTTCCGGTGATCCACCACACCGACGACGGGCGCCACCGCATCTACAAGGACGGCAAGTTCTTCCGCGAGATCTGGTCGAAGACCTGGGACCCGCAGGAGCGCATCGACGACTACGCGCGCTTCGGCGTGCAGGTGCAGGTCATCAGCACCGTGCCGGTGATGTTCAGCTACTGGGCCAAGGCCAATCAGGCGCTGGAGCTGCACCAGGCTCTCAACGACCACATGGCCCAGGCCTGCCGCGATTACCCGCGCCATTACGCCGGCATCGGCACCGTGCCGCTGCAGTCGCCGCGGCTGGCGGTGCAGGAGCTGGAACGCTGCATGGACCAGCTCGGCCTGCAGGGCGTGCAGATCGGCAGCCACATCGGCGACTGGAACCTCGACGCGCCGGAGCTGTTCGAGTTCTTCCAGGCCGCCAGCGAACTCGGCGCGGCGATCCTGGTGCATCCCTGGGACATGATGGGGACGCCGAGCATGCCCAAGTACTGGCTGCCGTGGCTGGTCGGCATGCCGGCCGAGCAATCGCGCGCGGCCTGCTGCCTGGTGTTCGGCGGCGTGCTGGAGCGGCTGCCGAAGCTGAAGATCTGCATGGCCCACGGCGGCGGCAGCTTCCCCTACACCATCGGCCGGATCGAACACGGCTTCAACATGCGGCCGGATCTGGTCGCCACCGACAACCCGCGCAATCCGCGCGATTACCTGTCGCAGTTGTACTTCGACTCGTGGGTGGCCGATCCGCGCGCGCTGCGTTACCTGCTCGACACCTGCGGCGTGTCGCGGGTGATGCTGGGCACCGACTATCCGTTCCCGCTCGGCGAGCAGACGCCCGGCGCCGGCATCGCCTCGCTGGAACTGCCCGAAGCCGAGCAGGCGCGGCTGTACCACGGCACCGCGCTGGAATGGCTGGGCCTGCCGTTGTCGCGGTTCGCATGAATCCGGCTGCGCAGGACGCTCCGCCGCCGCAGCCGCAACTGTCGCTCGCGACCCTGCGCGAGGAACTGGGCGATTGGGCCGAGCGCGTCGCCGAGCGCGGCGACAAGGCTATCGACGCCTATTTGGACCAACGCGACCGCGCGCCGTTCGACGGCCAATGGACCCGCGCCGACGCCGCGCTGCAAAACCACAAGCGCGGCCTGGAGCCCGGATTCGTGCAGCGCGTCCAAGCCGAATCCGCGCAACTGCGCCAGGCGGTGTTCGTCGCGGCGATGCAGGCCGGCGGCCACGCCGAACTGGCCGCCTACCTGTCCGACGACGCCGCGCTGATCTACGAAAGCCGGATCCTGCAACTGCATTCGGACTGGATCGAAGCGCTGCACCGCAGCTACCGGTCCGCCCTTCCCTCGCCGCAGCCGCCGCCCTGAGCGTCGAACCGCTCAACGCCGCCGCAGCGCCCTCTTACGCACCGCTCAACGTCCCGACCTCATGACCGATCCGTACAACCTCGCCCACGCCGCCGCGCTCGACGCCGCCGATCCGCTGCCGACCCTGCGCCACGAGTTCCTGATCCCGCGCCACGGCGACGCCGAGCAGGCCTATTTCGTCGGCAACTCGCTCGGCCTGCAGCCGCGCGGCGCGCGCGCATACGTCGACGAGGTCATGGACAAGTGGGCGACCGAGGCGGTCGAAGGCCACTTCACCGGGCATGCGCAGTGGCTGTCGTACCACGAGTTGGTGCGCGAGCCGCTGGCGCGGCTGGTCGGCGCGTTGCCGCACGAGGTGGTGGCGATGAATTCGCTGACCGCCAACCTGCACTTCATGCTGGTCAGCTTCTACCGGCCCACGCGCGAGCGGCCGGCGATCCTGATGGAAGCCGGCGCGTTCCCGTCCGACCGCTACGCGCTGGCCTCGCAGGTCCGCTTCCACGGCTTCGACCCGGACGTGGATCTGATCGAACTGCAACCCGAAGGCCCCGGCGGCCTGTTCTCGATGGAGCAGATCGAACGCGCCATCGCCGAACACGGCCCGCGTCTGGCGCTGGTGCTGTGGCCGGGCGTGCAGTACCGGACCGGGCAGGCCTTCGATCTCGACCGCATCGCCGCGCTGGCGCACGCGCAGGGCGCGCTGTGCGGCTTCGACCTCGCCCACGGCGTCGGCAATCTGGAACTGAACCTGCACGGCAGCGGCGTCGACTTCGCGGTGTGGTGCCACTACAAGTACCTCAACGCCGGTCCCGGCGCGGTCGCGGGCTGCTTCGTGCACGAACGCCACGCGCGCACCGACCGGCCGCGCTTCGCCGGTTGGTGGGGCCACGAAAGCGCCACCCGCTTCCGCATGGGCCCCGAGTTCGTGCCCACGCCCGGCGCCGACGGCTGGCAGCTCAGCAACCCGCCGATCCTCGGCCTGGCGCCGCTGCGCGCCTCGCTGGCGCTGTTCGACCGCGTCGGCCTGCCGGCCCTGTGCGCCAAATCGCGGCGCCTGACCGGCTACCTGGAGTCGGCGATCCGCACGCGCCTGCACGAAACCCTGGACATCCTGACCCCGGCCGACCCGGCCCAACGCGGCTGCCAGCTGTCGCTGCGGGTGATCGGCGGCCGCGGCCTGACCGGCCGCGCGGCCGGCCGCGCCTTGTTCGAAGACCTCGCCGCCCGCGGCGTGCTCGGCGACTGGCGCGAACCCGACGTGATCCGGATTTCGCCGGCGCCGCTGTACAACACGCATGGCGATATCGTGCGGTTCGTCGAGGCGGTGGAAGCGTGGCGGGACGGTTGAGGCTTGCTTCCTGGACCGAGTTGCCGCGACCTTAGCTACCGTCATTCCCGCGAAGGCGGGAATCCAAAGCGAGGCCGCCGCATGAAGTCTCCCGCTGTCTACCTCCTCGCCAGCGCCAAAAACGGCACTTTGTACCTCGGCGTCACCTCGAACTTGATCCAGCGCATATGGCAACATCGGGAACACTTGACCGAAGGATTCAGCGATCGCTACAGCGTGACCAGGCTGGTCTGGTACGAACAGCACGAGACCATGGAAAGCGCCATCCTGCGCGAGAAACGACTGAAGAAATGGCAGCGCGAATGGAAAATCCGCCTGATTGAAGAAAACAATCCCGACTGGCGGGATTTATGGCAAGACATCGCCGCTACCGGCTGAAGTCTCTGGATTCCCGCCTTCGCGGGAATGACGGCCTGGGAGCTTCCGGCTCTCCGGCTTTTTCGCGTCAGACCGCAGGACACACGCATTGAACGCCACCGCCCCGCAACACATCACCATCATCGGCGCCGGCCTCGCCGGCGCCCTGCTCGCGACCCTGCTCGCCCGCCAGGGCTGGCAGGTCGACGTGTACGAGAAACGCGGCGATCCGCGCCTGAAGGGCTATCAGGGCGGGCGTTCGATCAACCTCGCCCTGGCCGAGCGCGGCCGCCACGCGCTGCGCCTGGCCGGCGCCGACGAGGCGGTGATGGCGCAGGCGGTGATGATGCGCGGACGCATGGTCCACTTCCTCGACGGCCGCACCGACCTGCAACGCTACGGCCGCGACGACAGCGAGGTGATCTGGTCGGTGCACCGCGGCGAGTTGAACCTGATCCTGCTGCAGATCGCCGAACAGGCCGGCGCCCGCCTGCATTTCCACCGCGGCCTGGCCGAGGTCGACTTCGACGCGCGCATCGCCCGCTTCGACGACGAGCGCGACGGCAGCCGCCACGAAACCGGGTTCGACAGCCTGGTCGGCGCCGACGGCGCCGGTTCGGCGCTGCGCGCGGCGATGGGCCGGGTCGCCGACCTGGGCGAGCGCACCGAGTTCCTCGGCCATTCCTACAAAGAACTGGAAATCCCGCCCGCGCCCGACGGCGGCTTCAGCATCGAGCCCAACGCCCTGCACATCTGGCCGCGCGGGCGCTACATGTGCATCGCCCTGCCGAACGACGAACGCACCTTCACCGTCACCTTGTTCCTGCCGAACCAGGGCGACCCGAGCTTCGAAACCGTGCGCGACGGCAGCGACGCGCGCGCGCTGTTCGAACGCGATTTCGCCGACGCGCTGCCGCTGATTCCGGAACTGGAGCGCGACTTCGAACGCAACCCGGCCGGCCTGCTGGCGACGCTGTACCTGGAGCGCTGGCAGCTCGACGACCGCGCCGTGCTGCTCGGCGACGCCGCGCACGCGATGGTGCCGTTCCACGGCCAGGGCATGAACTGCGCGTTCGAGGACTGCGTGGCGCTGGCCGAGCGCCTGCTCGCCGGCGGCGACCGCGACGCGGCGTTCGCCGCGTTCCAGCGCGAGCGCCTGCCGAGCGCGCGCGCGATCCAGGCGATGGCGCTGGAGAACTACCTGGAAATGCGCGACCGCGTCGACGACGACGATTACCTGCTGCAACGCGCGCTGGAACGCGAGCTGGCCCAGCGCCACCCCGAGCGCTTCATGCCGCGCTACGCGATGGTGACCTTCCACCGCATGCCGTACCAAGTCGCGTTCGAACGCGGCCAGCGCCAGCGCGAGCTGCTGGTCGAGCTGACCCGCGGCCACGAGTCGCTCGACAGCCTGGACTGGGACGCGGTCGACGCGGCGGTGCGCGCGCGCCTGAGCCCGTTGCCGGCGGACGCCTGACCATGCCGGCGAGCTTCCTGTTCTACGATCTGGAGACCTTCGGCGCCGACCCGCGCACCACCCGCATCGCCCAGTTCGCGGCGATGCGCACCGACGCCGAACTCAACGAGGTCGAGGCGCCGATCAGCGTGTTCGTCAAGCCCGCCGCCGATCTGCTGCCCTCGCCGATGGCGACCCTGATCACCGGCATCGCCCCGCAGGACGCGCTGCGCGACGGGGTCAACGAGGCCGAGATCTTCGCCCTGATCTTCGAGGAAATGGCCCGGCCGGAGACCTGCACCGCCGGCTACAACTCGCTGCGCTTCGACGACGAGTTCGTGCGCTACGGACTGTTCCGCAATTTCTACGACGCCTACGAGCGCGAATGGCGCAACGGCAATTCGCGCTGGGACCTGCTCGACGTGCTGCGGCTGGCGCGCGCGCTGCGCCCGGACGGCGTGGTCTGGCCGCAGCGCGAGGACGGCTTCACCTCGTTCAAGCTCGAACACCTGGCCACCGCCAACGACGTGCGCG
Proteins encoded:
- a CDS encoding amidohydrolase family protein, which gives rise to MLKIDTHAHYLPRNWPDLARKYGDDRFPVIHHTDDGRHRIYKDGKFFREIWSKTWDPQERIDDYARFGVQVQVISTVPVMFSYWAKANQALELHQALNDHMAQACRDYPRHYAGIGTVPLQSPRLAVQELERCMDQLGLQGVQIGSHIGDWNLDAPELFEFFQAASELGAAILVHPWDMMGTPSMPKYWLPWLVGMPAEQSRAACCLVFGGVLERLPKLKICMAHGGGSFPYTIGRIEHGFNMRPDLVATDNPRNPRDYLSQLYFDSWVADPRALRYLLDTCGVSRVMLGTDYPFPLGEQTPGAGIASLELPEAEQARLYHGTALEWLGLPLSRFA
- the kynU gene encoding kynureninase — encoded protein: MTDPYNLAHAAALDAADPLPTLRHEFLIPRHGDAEQAYFVGNSLGLQPRGARAYVDEVMDKWATEAVEGHFTGHAQWLSYHELVREPLARLVGALPHEVVAMNSLTANLHFMLVSFYRPTRERPAILMEAGAFPSDRYALASQVRFHGFDPDVDLIELQPEGPGGLFSMEQIERAIAEHGPRLALVLWPGVQYRTGQAFDLDRIAALAHAQGALCGFDLAHGVGNLELNLHGSGVDFAVWCHYKYLNAGPGAVAGCFVHERHARTDRPRFAGWWGHESATRFRMGPEFVPTPGADGWQLSNPPILGLAPLRASLALFDRVGLPALCAKSRRLTGYLESAIRTRLHETLDILTPADPAQRGCQLSLRVIGGRGLTGRAAGRALFEDLAARGVLGDWREPDVIRISPAPLYNTHGDIVRFVEAVEAWRDG
- a CDS encoding GIY-YIG nuclease family protein, translated to MKSPAVYLLASAKNGTLYLGVTSNLIQRIWQHREHLTEGFSDRYSVTRLVWYEQHETMESAILREKRLKKWQREWKIRLIEENNPDWRDLWQDIAATG
- a CDS encoding FAD-dependent oxidoreductase — protein: MNATAPQHITIIGAGLAGALLATLLARQGWQVDVYEKRGDPRLKGYQGGRSINLALAERGRHALRLAGADEAVMAQAVMMRGRMVHFLDGRTDLQRYGRDDSEVIWSVHRGELNLILLQIAEQAGARLHFHRGLAEVDFDARIARFDDERDGSRHETGFDSLVGADGAGSALRAAMGRVADLGERTEFLGHSYKELEIPPAPDGGFSIEPNALHIWPRGRYMCIALPNDERTFTVTLFLPNQGDPSFETVRDGSDARALFERDFADALPLIPELERDFERNPAGLLATLYLERWQLDDRAVLLGDAAHAMVPFHGQGMNCAFEDCVALAERLLAGGDRDAAFAAFQRERLPSARAIQAMALENYLEMRDRVDDDDYLLQRALERELAQRHPERFMPRYAMVTFHRMPYQVAFERGQRQRELLVELTRGHESLDSLDWDAVDAAVRARLSPLPADA